The genomic region CAAATGAATCCATTCCTCAACTCCAATCAATATCTGTGCGGAGCCTGTCGCTACTGCTACCCCGACGGTTATACCTGCTCCTCCCCAGAGTCCGCTTACTACATAAAGTATGGGCAGAAGTGCAGTATTCCACAATGGAATTCCGTTAATGCAGCACATTGCAAACCCGCCGTATATGACAACAAGAAAAGAGAGCGCTATGGTCAATACGGAGAGAATGCCCGAAGTAATGGAAGAGAGGCCCAAAACGATATTAATAAACCCGAGAAGGAGGAAGAGTGACACAAAGATCATCCCCCTTGATATCCAAGAAGTTTGCGGTCTTGCGACCATACGGTAGAATCTGAAAGGCCGCCCGAGGTACAGGAAGTGCAATCCACCTCCCAGAACACCGCATACAACCCAGCCAATGCTCATTGAAACGAGGCTACCAAAGAAAGAACCAACAAAATATGCACCTGCTCCCAATTCTATAAAGAAAAAAGCAAGCCACAAAAGAACACCGCGTTTTACTATCCATTCTGTTTGGGGTGTACATTTTACCATCCACTCATATGGCTTCATGGTTTTTTCCTCCTGTTTTTAGTCTAACGGGCAATGTAATAAATAGAGGGATTAGTGTTAAATTCAGGACTGAGTTGCGATGCCTTCCTTTCACTCACCAATCTCGAAACCTCGCTTGCAGGATCATCAAGATCTCCGAAATACCTTGCCTTGGCAGGGCACGTGATGACACAGGCAGGGCTTGCCTCCCGGTCAACCCCTGGTTTCAGACCCTTTTTGAGACCTTCATCCACTCTTTCGAGACAGAAAGTACATTTTACCACAGTACCTTTCTCGAGAGGGTACAACTTTCTTCCAAGAACCTCCCATTCAGTGAGGCCCTGGCCGGGAAAATACTCCTTCTTATCATCTCCATAAAATGTTCTTTGCTGGTAAGGGCATGCCATTATACAGTACCTGCATCCCACACACTTATTATAATCAACAAATACAATACCATCATCCCTTTTCACAGAGGCTCCAGTAGGACATACCTTCACACAAGCAGCCTCTTTGCAGTGATTACACAGCACTGGATAGATCTGTTTTCTCACTGCCGGAAACTTACCAAGTTCACCAACAAGTACCCTGGCCCAAAACATATTCGGAGGAAGAAAATGTTCCTGTTTACAGGCAAGCATACAGGCGTAACAGCCTATGCATTTATTGAGATTTATTACCATTCCCCATCTTGCCATAAATCACCCCTTTTGTAATTTTATAACTTTAACCCTTGCAGCAGTCTCAATATTAAGACTCACCGGGTCTGAATGTTTTAAGTCTATTTCAAGGAGATTATCAAAGTTGGTTCCCTTACCCCTGGCAATGGGTAACCCTTTTGCCCAGTGTCCACTGCAAGCAGCAATTGAGATTGCCTGCGGATGATGCCCTTCCATGAGTTTCAGTGTCCCAGTGACTGACCTGCCTGTCGGCGTTTCCAGCTTTATGAGGTCACCGTCATTCAGGCCTTTCTTCTTTCCAGTTTCTACATGCATACATATATTGTAAGTGTAAGGGTTCATTGCACTCGCTTCATCAAGCCATGGCTGCTCCATGGTTGAGGAACCTGTATGGAGAACATCGCGGTAGGAGAAACAGTAGAGGTCGAACTCTTTGCTGTCGAGCAGGTGTATTGAACAGGGGGACCACAAAACAAGGGGAGTATATTGCGTATAATCAACACTTAACCCTATCCTTTCAGTAATCTTTTGCATCTTCTCTTTTATATCCACCATAAACTCGAGATAAACAGGTATTCGGCAATCAACGAAGTATCGCCAGTAGGCCTCCTCGACTTTCTTCTTCCAACGGACAAAACCGTGTTCTTTTATATAGTCCAGACCATGAGTTTCACCGAACCAGTACTTGAGGACCCTGTCCGTAAGCCCATCTATGGTAAACTCTTCATCCTCCCGAAGCCGATGCTTCTCATCAAAATTCACAAAATCGTTTATCGATTTGTTACGCCTATCCCTGTAATTCATCCTATCCAATAGGTCACACATTACCTCTAAAAAACTCCTCCGCTGTTCCTTCGGCGGCACCACCGGCTGGACTACATGGTAGCACCAATCATCCATGCCGTACGGGTAGTTGAAGTTCTGACCCCTCCCCTCGGAAAAGCTCATCAATTCGAGATAGCATGTGTCGGGTAGAACGATATCGGCAAAACCCTCTGTAAGTTCCGTATTAAACAGTTCTGAGACAACCACAAAAGGTATTCTTTTGATACTGTTCGCAACGGCATCAAAGCTCGCCACACTCATTGGAGTGTTACAACCCCAACTTAATAGCATTTCGAATCGGTAAGGCAGGTTGACTTTCTGCCAGATTTCTTCTTGATCACTTGCTCCAAACACCCCTGGATCGAAGCCTAGCGGGTAGATGTCTTTTAGCTGGGCATTGCCGCGTATCTCCGGTTCTTTCAGCGGCCATGGTCCTCCAGTAACAAAGGGCTCAACCTTTATCATCCTTTCTGGCAAACGTGCGAGGGCATAAGCAATATCACGTGTGATCGTTGATCCCGACTCCACGATGACTTTCCCATTTTCATCATGAACCGTTTCCCTGATTACCCTTCCGACCAGTCCGTCCCAGGTATTCTTCATCTCATTTACACGTTTCCCAGGATGAAGGACTGCCGGACCGAAGTAGTCTGTCTGTAAAAATCCGTCCACACCTTTGTAAGGAGAGAATGTGAATTTACCCGTTTCGGGAAATCCAAGGCTCCTCGCTGGCCAGCCTAATGTTCCGCCGCACACATCGTGGGAACCCACTATAGAGCTCAGAAGAGAAACAGCAAAACACGTATGAAAAGAATTTTCATGCCCTTCGCCTCCCCGGAAGAGCACAGCAGAGGCAGGTCTGAAAGGTACCTCATGGCCATCGATGACGACGGTGCTGCCAACTTTCGCTTCTGTCGCAAATTCATTTGCAATCCTGCGGATTGTCTCTGCAGGAACAGTTGAAACCTGCGATGCCTTTTCGGGTGTGTATTGCTTCAGGTGTTCCTTCAGCAACTGGAAGGAAGGCCGGCAGGTTACTCCATTTACCCGATACTCCCCTTCTAAAGCATAGTTCACTGCACAGGCTGCCCGGTAATTTGGAATATCCTTGTAATCGTGGGGCACCGCCCTTCCCTCATCCATGTCCCAGACAAGGCACCTTTTTGTCTCGGGATCTCGTACGTATCTCCCGTCCTCTTTTACAAGATAAGGGGCATTAGTTTTTGATTTTAAAAATACCCAATCAACGACACCAAGTTCGTTCACCAGGATATTGCACATGGTAAGCGCTATGATGCCATCGGTACCCGGAATGAGTGGTATCCACTCTGTGGCTTTACCTCCTGCATAGTTGCAAAGCGGATCAAAGATAACAAATTTTGCACCTCGATCCCTCGCTTCTGCAGCAAGTCTTGTTGACACCATCGATGAGTGGCCAGCGGCTGTCCCCTTGCTCGCGCCAAAATAAATGATGTAATTACAGTTCTGGAAGTCAGGAACAATCGACCATGAGCTGTTTACCATCCCGGCAATGGCATGGGCTCCAGATCCGCAGTGAAGCCCTCCACCTCCTACCCATATATTGGTGACGCCGAAGTCGAAGAGGGGCTTGATAACAAAGGAGCAATAAAGAGGTCTTATTGTCGTAATCTGTATGAGCAGTTTCCTGGGATCCTCCTTCAGGATCTTTCCCAGCTTCTCAGCAATCTCTGTCAATGCCTCTTCCCATGATATCTCGTTCCATTTTGGGTCAACATAAAGCCCTTTCTCAGGGTTTGTCCTCCTCAAGGGTACATTGAGGCGATTCGGATCGTAGAGCACCTGCAGTCCTGCTATCCCTTTGGCGCACAGGCCACCCCGGGCACCCATATCAGTGTCAGGGTTTCCCTCAATCTGAACAGCAACACCGTTTACACGTCGCACTTTGATGCCGCAACTCGCATAACATCTCCCACATGCCGTGGGAATCTTCACGTCTTCCTCAACCTTCATGTCCTTACCTCCTTAACAGCTATCTGCCCAACAGACCTTTTGTGCCACAGAAGCACTAAGAGAAGTATGATGAACCCTGTAATGTCAATCCACCAGCTGATTTTTGTTGTCGGTATAAATACCATCGTTCCTCCGGCAAAGAAGAACAATCTCTCTATCCAGTTTAGTTTACACAAAAGGAAACCTTCGAACCCTATAGCTATTGCAATAACCCCCAGGGTGGCAGTTATTATGGAGAGGGCTATGACGTCCCACGATCCCTCCAGTAACAGCCCGGGGTTGTAGACAAAGACAAAAGGCACAACGTAGCTCACAAAAGCTAAACGCATTGCGATGTAACCCGTCTTGATAGGGTCCCCTTTGGCTATACCAGCAGCTACATACGCGCCCACGGCAACAGGCGGCGTTATGAATGACATTATACCCCAGTAAAAGGTGAAGAGATGGGCGGCCATGGGAATCACACCAGCCTTTATCATAGCCGGCGCAACAAGAATCACAAGTACGAGGTAACAAGGGACTGATGTCATGCCCATTCCGAGTATATACGAACTCACCGCTGTCAATAGAAGGAGAAAGAAGAGATTTCCTCCGGATGCCTTGACAAGCATGCTTGAAAGTCTAAATCCGAATCCGCTCGTATCTATGGAACCGATGATGATCCCTGCGGAGGCACAGGCTATCGCAGGTACAAGAAGGGATTTCGCTGCACTTTCCATGGTCACAATAAACCATTCCCCCCACTCTTTCAGGTTCTTCCTCGTTTCCTTTTTTCTCATGAAATCTATGATAGCTACCGCCATGGCTGAAAGGGCTGCATAGAGACCGCAGTGCTGAACAGGGAGATGCAGCTTAGCAAGAGCATAGATGAGAACAAATACGGGGATTACATAAAACCATCGTTCTTTCAGGACTTTCTTGACGGAGGGCAACTGGTCTTGAGGCAAACCGCGGAGCCCCGTCTTCACCGAGTGAAAATGTACCTGTGTGAAAAGAGACAGGTAGTAAAGCAGTGCAGGAAAAACCGCGGCGATACAAACCGAGGCATAAGA from Pseudomonadota bacterium harbors:
- a CDS encoding dimethyl sulfoxide reductase anchor subunit, whose amino-acid sequence is MKPYEWMVKCTPQTEWIVKRGVLLWLAFFFIELGAGAYFVGSFFGSLVSMSIGWVVCGVLGGGLHFLYLGRPFRFYRMVARPQTSWISRGMIFVSLFLLLGFINIVLGLSSITSGILSVLTIALSFLVVIYGGFAMCCINGIPLWNTALLPILYVVSGLWGGAGITVGVAVATGSAQILIGVEEWIHL
- a CDS encoding TRAP transporter fused permease subunit, with protein sequence MSRILNKRRIITFISLVITVTAIFYIANVFEWFGIHISVVGYSSFILGLVLTLVFMTYPLRKGISMEKVRWYDLLLILMSLISTFYIVFFPEQREEALLAGTATKLETVMCLMLVITILEATRRMVNTAMAIIAALFVVHLLFGSNLSGIFATFPFSLERITSLFYFSTNGIYGLPVTVAFTIIVAFMLFGAVIENSGAGKFITDVAFGLTGRWAGGPAKGAIVGSSLMGTMTGATVANIVTVGTITIPLMKKNGFSPNMAGAIECCSGNGAQIMPPVMGIVAFLIAEILNVSYASVCIAAVFPALLYYLSLFTQVHFHSVKTGLRGLPQDQLPSVKKVLKERWFYVIPVFVLIYALAKLHLPVQHCGLYAALSAMAVAIIDFMRKKETRKNLKEWGEWFIVTMESAAKSLLVPAIACASAGIIIGSIDTSGFGFRLSSMLVKASGGNLFFLLLLTAVSSYILGMGMTSVPCYLVLVILVAPAMIKAGVIPMAAHLFTFYWGIMSFITPPVAVGAYVAAGIAKGDPIKTGYIAMRLAFVSYVVPFVFVYNPGLLLEGSWDVIALSIITATLGVIAIAIGFEGFLLCKLNWIERLFFFAGGTMVFIPTTKISWWIDITGFIILLLVLLWHKRSVGQIAVKEVRT
- a CDS encoding 4Fe-4S dicluster domain-containing protein, producing the protein MARWGMVINLNKCIGCYACMLACKQEHFLPPNMFWARVLVGELGKFPAVRKQIYPVLCNHCKEAACVKVCPTGASVKRDDGIVFVDYNKCVGCRYCIMACPYQQRTFYGDDKKEYFPGQGLTEWEVLGRKLYPLEKGTVVKCTFCLERVDEGLKKGLKPGVDREASPACVITCPAKARYFGDLDDPASEVSRLVSERKASQLSPEFNTNPSIYYIAR
- a CDS encoding molybdopterin-dependent oxidoreductase, translating into MKVEEDVKIPTACGRCYASCGIKVRRVNGVAVQIEGNPDTDMGARGGLCAKGIAGLQVLYDPNRLNVPLRRTNPEKGLYVDPKWNEISWEEALTEIAEKLGKILKEDPRKLLIQITTIRPLYCSFVIKPLFDFGVTNIWVGGGGLHCGSGAHAIAGMVNSSWSIVPDFQNCNYIIYFGASKGTAAGHSSMVSTRLAAEARDRGAKFVIFDPLCNYAGGKATEWIPLIPGTDGIIALTMCNILVNELGVVDWVFLKSKTNAPYLVKEDGRYVRDPETKRCLVWDMDEGRAVPHDYKDIPNYRAACAVNYALEGEYRVNGVTCRPSFQLLKEHLKQYTPEKASQVSTVPAETIRRIANEFATEAKVGSTVVIDGHEVPFRPASAVLFRGGEGHENSFHTCFAVSLLSSIVGSHDVCGGTLGWPARSLGFPETGKFTFSPYKGVDGFLQTDYFGPAVLHPGKRVNEMKNTWDGLVGRVIRETVHDENGKVIVESGSTITRDIAYALARLPERMIKVEPFVTGGPWPLKEPEIRGNAQLKDIYPLGFDPGVFGASDQEEIWQKVNLPYRFEMLLSWGCNTPMSVASFDAVANSIKRIPFVVVSELFNTELTEGFADIVLPDTCYLELMSFSEGRGQNFNYPYGMDDWCYHVVQPVVPPKEQRRSFLEVMCDLLDRMNYRDRRNKSINDFVNFDEKHRLREDEEFTIDGLTDRVLKYWFGETHGLDYIKEHGFVRWKKKVEEAYWRYFVDCRIPVYLEFMVDIKEKMQKITERIGLSVDYTQYTPLVLWSPCSIHLLDSKEFDLYCFSYRDVLHTGSSTMEQPWLDEASAMNPYTYNICMHVETGKKKGLNDGDLIKLETPTGRSVTGTLKLMEGHHPQAISIAACSGHWAKGLPIARGKGTNFDNLLEIDLKHSDPVSLNIETAARVKVIKLQKG